From Canis lupus baileyi chromosome 16, mCanLup2.hap1, whole genome shotgun sequence, a single genomic window includes:
- the CASKIN2 gene encoding caskin-2, giving the protein MGREQDLILAVKNGDVTGVQKLVAKVKAAKTKLLGSTKRLNVNYQDADGFSALHHAALGGSLELIALLLEAQATVDIKDSNGMRPLHYAAWQGRLEPVRLLLRASAAVNAASLDGQIPLHLAAQYGHYEVSEMLLQHQSNPCLVNKAKKTPLDLACEFGRLKVAQLLLNSHLCVALLEGEAKDPCDPNYTTPLHLAAKNGHREVIRQLLRAGIEINRQTKTGTALHEAALYGKTEVVRLLLEGGVDVNIRNTYNQTALDIVNQFTTSQASREIKQLLREASGILKVRALKDFWNLHDPTALNVRAGDVITVLEQHPDGRWKGHIHESQRGTDRVGYFPPGIVEVVSKRVGVLAPRLPSAPTPLRPGFSRTPQPPADDPLHPLTYGQLPRVGLSPDSPAGDRNSVGSEGSVGSIRSAGSGQSSEGTNGHGTGLLIENAQPLPSMGEDQVLPGLHPLPLADNLNHRPLVHYRSGEQLFTQDVRPEQLLEGKDAQAIHNWLSEFQLEGYTAHFLQAGYDVPTISRMTPEDLTAIGVTKPGHRKKIASEIAQLSIAEWLPNYIPADLREWLCALGLPQYHKQLVSSGYDSMGLVADLTWEELQEIGVNKLGHQKKLMLGVKRLAELRRGLLQGEVPVEGGGRRLARGPELMAIEGLENGDGPAATGPRLLTFQGSELSPELQAAMAGGGPEPLPLPPARSPSQESIGARSRGSGHSQEQPAPQPSGGDSSTPQERNLPEGTERPSKLCSPPPGQGPPPYVFMHPQASPSSPAPGPPPGAPRAFSYLAGPPATPPDPPRPKRRSHSLSRPGPAEGEAEGEAEGPADSALGSYATLTRRPGRSALARTSPSPTPARGAPRSQSFALRARRKGPPPPPPKRLSSVSGPTTEAPPLDGSPGPKEGASGPRRRTLSEPTGPSEPPSPPVPAGPVSDTEEEEPGPEGTPPSRGSSGEGLPFAEEGNLTIKQRPKPAGPPPREAPVPAGLDFNLTESDTVKRRPKCREREPLQTALLAFGVASATPSPSAPLPSQTPSEPSSAAPSPPRLDPSSLPTQGAPAPLSPSPQTQPSAPPCPGPALESSTGDWRHGETEPPASPAALIKVPGAGTAPKPVSVACTQLAFSGPKLAPRLGPRPVPPPRPESTGAVGSGRAQQRLEQTSSSLAAALRAAEKSIGAEEREGPPSTSAKHILDDISTMFDALADQLDAMLD; this is encoded by the exons AGCTCCTCGGCTCCACGAAGAGACTCAACGTCAACTATCAGGATGCTGATGG ATTCTCTGCTCTCCATCATGCTgccttggggggcagcctggagcTCATAGCCTTGCTGCTGGAGGCTCAGGCCACTGTTGACATCAAGGACAGCAATG GCATGCGCCCGCTGCACTACGCAGCCTGGCAGGGCCGGCTGGAGCCAGTGAGGCTGCTGCTGCGCGCCTCTGCAGCCGTCAACGCCGCCTCGCTGGATGGGCAGATCCCACTGCATCTGGCTGCCCAGTATGGACACTATGAAGTG TCAGAAATGCTCCTCCAGCATCAGTCCAACCCATGCCTGGTCAACAAGGCAAAGAAGACACCCCTGGATCTGGCCTGTGAGTTTGGGCGGCTCAAG GTGGCCCAGCTGCTACTGAACAGTCACTTGTGTGTGGCGCTGCTGGAGGGTGAGGCCAAGGACCCGTGTGACCCCAACTACACCACACCCCTGCACTTGGCTGCCAAGAATGGCCACAGAGAGGTCATCAG ACAGCTCCTTAGAGCGGGGATCGAGATCAACCGGCAGACCAAGACCGGCACGGCGCTCCACGAAGCCGCACTGTACGGCAAGACGGAGGTGGTACGGCTGCTCCTGGAG GGCGGAGTGGACGTGAACATTCGGAACACGTATAACCAGACAGCACTGGACATCGTGAATCAGTTCACCACCTCCCAGGCCAGCCGAGAAATCAAGCAGTTATTGCGGG AGGCCTCAGGGATCCTGAAGGTGCGAGCGCTCAAGGATTTCTGGAACCTCCACGATCCCACTGCTCTCAATGTCCGGGCAGGGGATGTCATCACG GTGCTTGAGCAGCATCCCGATGGCCGCTGGAAGGGCCACATCCATGAGAGCCAGAGGGGCACGGACCGTGTGGGCTACTTCCCCCCAGGCATCGTGGAGGTGGTCAGCAAGCGGGTGGGCGTCCTCGCACCTCGCCTCCCATCTGCTCCCACCCCCCTGCGCCCAGGCTTCTCTCGGACACCACAGCCCCCTGCCGATGACCCCTTACACCCTTTAACCTATGGCCAGCTTCCTCGGGTGGGCCTCAGCCCAGACAGCCCAG CAGGTGACAGGAATAGTGTGGGCAGTGAGGGCAGCGTGGGCAGCATCCGCAGTGCCGGCAGCGGGCAGAGTTCCGAGGGCACCAATGGCCATGGCACTGGCCTTCTTATTGAGAACGCCCAG CCTCTGCCTTCCATGGGAGAGGATCAGGTGCTGCCGGGATTGCACCCACTACCCCTGGCAG ACAACCTGAACCACCGCCCTCTGGTTCACTACCGCTCTGGGGAACAGCTCTTCACCCAGGATGTGAGGCCGGAGCAGCTGCTGGAGGGGAAG GACGCTCAGGCCATTCATAACTGGCTGAGTGAGTTCCAGCTGGAAGGCTACACCGCCCACTTTCTGCAGGCTGGCTATGATGTGCCAACCATCAGCCGTATGACTCCTGAG GACCTGACGGCCATCGGGGTGACCAAGCCTGGGCACAGGAAGAAAATCGCCTCAGAGATTGCTCAGCTCAGCATTGCTGAGTGGCTGCCCAACTATATCCCG GCGGACCTGCGGGAGTGGCTGTGTGCGCTAGGGCTGCCGCAGTACCACAAGCAGTTAGTGAGCAGCGGCTACGACTCCATGGGGCTGGTGGCCGACCTTACCTGGGAGGAGCTGCAGGAGATCGGAGTCAACAAGCTCG GTCATCAGAAGAAGCTGATGCTGGGAGTGAAGCGGCTGGCCGAGCTGCGGCGGGGCCTCCTGCAGGGGGAGGTCCCGGTTGAAGGCGGCGGCCGCCGGCTAGCCAGAGGCCCGGAGCTCATGGCCATCGAGGGGCTGGAGAATGGGGACGGTCCAGCTGCCACCGGCCCACGCCTCCTCACCTTTCAGGGCAGCGAGCTAAGCCCAGAGCTACAGGCAGCCATGGCTGGGGGTGGCCCCGAGCCACTCCCCTTgccccccgcccgctcccccaGCCAGGAGAGCATTGGAGCACGCTCACGAGGGTCCGGGCACTCACAGGAACAGCCTGCCCCCCAGCCCAGTGGTGGAGACTCCAGCACCCCACAGGAGAGAAACCTTCCAGAGGGCACGGAGCGACCCTCTAAGCTTTGTTCCCCACCTCCTGGCCAAGGGCCTCCCCCTTACGTTTTTATGCATCCCCAGGCCTCACCCTCTAGCCCAGCTCCGGGGCCACCTCCCGGGGCACCCCGTGCCTTCTCCTACTTGGCTGGTCCTCCTGCCACTCCTCCGGACCCACCCCGGCCCAAGCGCCGGTCACACAGCCTGAGCCGTCCGGGCCCTgcggagggggaagcagagggggaggctgaggggccagcGGACAGTGCCTTGGGCAGCTATGCCACCCTCACCCGGCGACCAGGACGCAGTGCCCTAGCGCGGACCAGCCCTAGCCCGACCCCAGCTCGAGGGGCTCCCCGCAGCCAGTCCTTTGCCCTTCGTGCCCGACGCAAAggcccgccacccccaccccctaaacGTCTCAGTTCGGTTTCTGGCCCCACCACAGAGGCGCCTCCGCTAGATGGAAGCCCGGGGCCTAAGGAGGGGGCCTCTGGGCCCCGAAGGCGAACACTGAGTGAGCCAACTGGACCCTCGGAGCCCCCCAGCCCGCCTGTGCCAGCAGGGCCCGTGTCggacacagaggaggaggagccagggcCTGAGGGGACGCCCCCATCTCGGGGCAGCTCAGGGGAGGGGCTCCCATTTGCAGAGGAGGGGAACCTGACCATCAAACAGCGGCCGAAGCCAGCTGGCCCCCCTCCCCGGGAGGCGCCTGTGCCCGCTGGCCTGGATTTCAACCTCACAGAGTCAGACACTGTCAAGCGGAGACCCAAATGCCGGGAGAGAGAGCCTCTGCAGACGGCCCTGCTGGCCTTCGGGGTGGCCAGTGCCACGcccagcccctctgcccccctgccctcccagacCCCCAGCGAGCCCTCCTCAGCTGCTCCCAGCCCTCCCCGGCTGGACCCTAGCAGCCTTCCAACTCAGGGAGCTCCAGCACCCCTTTCTCCCAGCCCCCAAACCCAGCCCTCTGcacccccctgccccgggcctgcTCTGGAAAGCTCAACAGGTGATTGGCGGCACGGGGAGACAGAGCCCCCAGCTTCCCCCGCTGCCCTCATCAAGGTGCCAGGTGCAG GAACAGCCCCCAAGCCTGTGTCTGTGGCCTGCACCCAGCTGGCATTTTCAGGCCCAAAGCTGGCTCCCCGGCTTGGCCCCCGCCCCGTGCCTCCTCCAAGGCCAGAGAGCACTGGGGCTGTGGGCTCTGGCCGGGCCCAGCAGAGGCTGGAACAGACCAGCTCCTCCCTGGCAGCTGCATTACGGGCCGCAGAGAAGAGCATTGGCGCTGAGGAGCGAGAGGG CCCTCCCAGCACCTCCGCCAAGCACATTTTGGATGACATCAGCACCATGTTTGATGCCCTGGCTGACCAGCTGGATGCCATGCTAGATTGA